Proteins from a single region of Malaclemys terrapin pileata isolate rMalTer1 chromosome 25, rMalTer1.hap1, whole genome shotgun sequence:
- the LOC128829337 gene encoding LOW QUALITY PROTEIN: olfactory receptor-like protein COR4 (The sequence of the model RefSeq protein was modified relative to this genomic sequence to represent the inferred CDS: inserted 1 base in 1 codon), with product MAGGNCTAVTEFILTGVTDRLELQVPLFVLFLVIYVITLVWNLGMMLLIRIDPRLHTPRYFFLKNLSPVDACYSTVVTPKMLMSCLAERKAISYTACIIQYFSFILFVISECLLLAVMVYDRYVAICNPLLYMVIMSPKHCLRLVAVHIYGPSXNSVIHTSGLLRLSYCDSNILNHFFCDLNPLLKLSSSGTAINQLLVFLFGSLIQVISIVTILISYILIIVTVLRIRSTEGRRKAFYTCTSHLTAVSMFHGTILFMYFRSSASYSLDTDKMASVFYTVVIPMLNPLIYSLRNKDVKDALRRAIETKLRAHFPPKGAIIGQPNPLMASLDT from the exons ATGGCTGGAGGAAATTGTACGGCAGTGACTGAGTTCATTCTCACAGGAGTGACAGATCGTCTGGAGCTGCAGGTCCCCCTCTTTGTGCTGTTCCTAGTGATCTATGTTATCACCCTGGTGTGGAATCTGGGGATGATGCTTTTAATCAGGATCGACCCCCGACTCCACACCCCCAGGTACTTCTTTCTTAAGAATTTGTCTCCCGTGGATGCCTGTTACTCCACAGTCGTCACTCCCAAGATGCTGATGAGCTGCTTAGCCGAGAGGAAAGCTATTTCCTATACAGCTTGCATCATCCAATATTTTAGCTTCATATTGTTTGTCATCTCTGAGTGCCTTCTGCTGGCAGTAATGGTGTATGACCGTTATGTAGCCATCTGCAACCCGCTGCTGTATATGGTCATCATGTCCCCAAAGCACTGCCTACGGCTGGTGGCGGTTCATATCTATGGGCCAT TGAACTCTGTGATACACACCAGCGGTTTGCTAAGATTATCCTATTGCGACTCCAATATCCTGAATCATTTTTTCTGTGATCTCAACCCACTTCTAAAGCTCTCCTCTTCCGGCACCGCCATCAATCAGCTACTCGTTTTCCTCTTTGGCAGTCTGATTCAGGTGATCAGCATTGTGACCATCCTCATCTCATACATCTTAATAATTGTGACTGTGCTGCGGATCCGCTCCACCGAGGGCAGGCGCAAAGCCTTCTACACCTGCACCTCCCACCTGACGGCCGTCTCCATGTTCCATGGGACAATTCTCTTCATGTATTTCCGATCCAGCGCCAGCTACTCCCTGGACACAGACAAAATGGCCTCTGTGTTCTACACGGTGGTGATCCCCATGCTgaaccccctcatctacagcctgaggaacaaggatgTGAAGGACGCCCTGAGGAGAGCAATAGAGACAAAATTGAGGGCCCATTTTCCCCCAAAGGGTGCCATAATAGGACAACCAAATCCTTTAATGGCTTCTCTGGACACATAA